The following are encoded together in the Streptomyces asoensis genome:
- a CDS encoding PLP-dependent aminotransferase family protein gives MDDFWSGAGVDLHLEPDAAEGRRAGLERALRDAVREGRLTPGSRLPATRRLAAETGISRNTVKAAYDQLVAEGYLTARQGSGTRVAALPSPAARPPDTTARAREPRFDLRPGSPNVGAFPAAAWLRALRRAVATAPSPAYDYGDPRGRVELRTALSGYLGRARGVIAPPERIVITSGYVQGLALLTRVLGGAAIAMEDPGLPFHREVVRRNGGTVTPVAVDGRGVRVGELGAAEAVVVTAAHQYPTGVTLHPGRRRALTEWARARGALIVEDDYDGEFRYDRQPVGALQGMAPEQVVYLGTASKTLGPALRLGWMVLPPRLVDAVADAKLHSDHHTESIGQLALAELIGTHAYDRHVRACRLRYRRRRDLLLERVGASRGVRGIAAGLHALVEVADEDEVMARAEEEGLAVGRLGEHWHEPGGSGGAGVPGRPQGLVVGYGTPRERMYPEALDVLVKVLDGG, from the coding sequence GTGGACGACTTCTGGTCGGGTGCCGGCGTCGACCTGCACCTGGAGCCGGACGCCGCCGAAGGGCGGCGGGCCGGGCTGGAACGGGCGCTGCGGGACGCCGTGCGGGAGGGCCGGCTGACGCCCGGGAGCCGGCTGCCCGCCACCCGGCGGCTCGCCGCCGAGACCGGCATCTCGCGCAACACGGTGAAGGCCGCCTACGACCAGCTGGTCGCCGAGGGCTATCTGACGGCACGCCAGGGCTCGGGCACCCGGGTCGCGGCGCTGCCGTCCCCCGCCGCCCGGCCGCCGGACACCACCGCACGCGCGCGTGAGCCGCGTTTCGACCTGCGGCCCGGCAGCCCCAACGTGGGGGCGTTCCCGGCCGCGGCCTGGCTGCGCGCGCTGCGCCGGGCCGTGGCGACGGCGCCCTCGCCCGCGTACGACTACGGCGACCCGCGCGGCCGCGTCGAACTGCGCACCGCGCTGTCGGGGTACCTGGGCCGGGCCCGGGGGGTCATCGCGCCGCCGGAGCGGATCGTGATCACCTCCGGGTACGTGCAGGGTCTCGCGCTCCTCACGCGGGTGCTGGGCGGCGCCGCGATCGCGATGGAGGACCCCGGTCTCCCCTTCCACCGCGAGGTCGTACGGCGCAACGGCGGGACCGTGACGCCGGTCGCGGTCGACGGGCGCGGGGTGCGCGTGGGGGAGCTGGGTGCGGCCGAGGCCGTGGTCGTCACGGCCGCCCACCAGTACCCGACCGGTGTGACGCTGCACCCGGGGCGTCGACGGGCGCTGACGGAGTGGGCACGCGCGCGGGGCGCGCTGATCGTCGAGGACGACTACGACGGGGAGTTCCGCTACGACCGGCAGCCCGTCGGCGCGCTCCAGGGGATGGCGCCGGAGCAGGTCGTCTACCTCGGCACCGCGTCCAAGACGCTGGGGCCCGCGCTGCGGCTCGGCTGGATGGTGCTGCCGCCGCGGCTGGTGGACGCCGTCGCCGACGCCAAGCTGCACAGCGACCACCACACCGAGTCCATCGGGCAGCTCGCGCTCGCCGAGCTGATCGGCACCCACGCCTACGACCGTCACGTGCGCGCGTGCCGGCTGCGCTACCGCCGCCGCAGGGACCTGCTCCTGGAGCGGGTGGGCGCGAGCCGGGGCGTGCGCGGGATCGCCGCCGGACTGCATGCGCTGGTGGAGGTCGCGGACGAGGACGAGGTGATGGCGCGCGCGGAGGAGGAGGGGCTGGCGGTGGGCCGGCTCGGCGAGCACTGGCACGAACCCGGCGGGAGCGGCGGCGCCGGCGTCCCTGGACGGCCGCAGGGACTGGTCGTGGGGTACGGGACTCCTCGGGAGCGGATGTACCCGGAGGCGCTGGACGTCCTGGTGAAGGTGCTGGACGGCGGCTGA
- a CDS encoding MFS transporter, with amino-acid sequence MTTRTPPDRTPADPTPTSWAPPAGGRARRTSSRRLLALAQLANSVGDGAYYTTSALYFTQVIGLAPARVGLGLTLGWAVGSLAGVPLGRLADRHGARGTAVLLALATGLAVASFTLVHGFVPFVLVACGYAAAQSGLAAARQGLLAGLVPAGERTGLLARLQATLNAGLAVGAGLGGLALHSGTRAAYVGVFAVDAVSFLVCALLLAGLPRVAPGPARPRGSGAGVLRDRPYALVASLNTVLLLRMPLLSLVLPLWITERTGAPAWLVSALFVLNTAAVTLFQVRAARGVTGLASATRAVRRAGWVMCAACAVFALSAGASPWVAAGVLVLGSVLQVAAEMGQSAGSWQLSFDLAPADRVGEYQGLFGTGVTVARTLGPLVLTWLLVEWGTPGWLLLGAAMVGASYAMGPAARRAAARGAHPAALPPRAG; translated from the coding sequence ATGACGACGAGGACTCCCCCGGACCGGACGCCCGCGGACCCGACCCCGACGAGCTGGGCGCCTCCCGCAGGGGGTCGCGCGCGGCGGACGTCGTCGCGGCGCCTGCTCGCGCTCGCCCAGCTGGCCAACTCGGTCGGCGACGGCGCCTACTACACGACGTCGGCCCTGTACTTCACGCAGGTGATCGGTCTCGCCCCCGCGCGCGTGGGACTCGGCCTCACCCTCGGGTGGGCGGTGGGCTCGCTGGCCGGGGTACCGCTGGGGCGGCTGGCCGACCGGCACGGTGCGCGCGGGACGGCGGTGCTGCTGGCCCTCGCGACGGGGCTCGCGGTGGCGTCCTTCACCCTCGTGCACGGGTTCGTGCCGTTCGTCCTGGTGGCGTGCGGGTACGCCGCCGCGCAGTCGGGACTCGCGGCGGCACGGCAGGGCCTGCTGGCCGGTCTGGTGCCCGCCGGGGAGCGCACGGGGCTGCTCGCTCGGCTCCAGGCCACGCTCAACGCCGGCCTCGCGGTGGGCGCCGGGCTCGGCGGGCTCGCGCTGCACTCCGGGACGCGGGCGGCGTACGTCGGGGTGTTCGCGGTCGACGCGGTGAGCTTCCTGGTGTGCGCGCTGCTGCTCGCGGGGCTGCCCCGGGTGGCTCCCGGCCCGGCTCGGCCGCGCGGGAGCGGTGCGGGCGTGCTGCGGGACCGGCCGTACGCCCTGGTGGCGTCGCTGAACACCGTGCTGTTGCTGCGGATGCCGCTGCTGAGTCTCGTGCTGCCGCTGTGGATCACCGAACGGACCGGGGCGCCCGCGTGGCTGGTGTCCGCGCTGTTCGTGCTGAACACCGCCGCGGTGACGCTCTTCCAGGTCCGGGCGGCGCGGGGGGTGACGGGGCTCGCGAGCGCCACGCGCGCGGTGCGCCGTGCGGGCTGGGTGATGTGCGCCGCGTGCGCGGTGTTCGCCCTGTCCGCGGGCGCCTCGCCGTGGGTGGCGGCCGGCGTGCTGGTGCTGGGGTCGGTGCTCCAGGTGGCGGCGGAGATGGGGCAGTCCGCGGGCTCCTGGCAGCTCTCCTTCGACCTGGCCCCGGCCGACCGGGTGGGCGAGTACCAGGGCCTGTTCGGCACCGGCGTCACGGTGGCCCGCACCCTGGGTCCGCTGGTCCTGACCTGGCTGCTGGTCGAGTGGGGCACACCGGGCTGGCTGCTTCTCGGGGCGGCGATGGTCGGGGCCTCGTACGCGATGGGCCCGGCCGCCCGGCGTGCCGCCGCCCGCGGGGCGCACCCCGCGGCGCTGCCGCCGCGGGCCGGGTGA
- a CDS encoding triphosphoribosyl-dephospho-CoA synthase — MTSREDEALAQAAVAALTGQLALAPKPGLPDPRDLAARVTRRDHRGLRWSAKALAPGLAAMAAAARRTGEPTPRLRAELGAIGRCTEHSVGLAGGGHRGALWTLGLLVAAAALDTRARGVEVAATAKRIAAHPDRAAPRRPSRGATVSAKYGAAGARGEARAGFPHVRRALDALATARSAGAAEAEARLDALLTVMSTLQDTELLHTAGPLGLRHVQAGARGVLEAGGTATAAGRAALTDLDTDLHTRAWSPRGSAGLLAGALFVDALPVPALVRAA; from the coding sequence ATGACAAGTCGCGAGGACGAGGCGCTCGCGCAGGCCGCGGTGGCCGCGCTGACCGGGCAGCTGGCCCTGGCTCCCAAGCCGGGCCTGCCCGACCCACGTGACCTGGCGGCCCGCGTCACCCGCAGGGACCACCGCGGGCTGCGCTGGTCGGCCAAGGCCCTCGCCCCGGGCCTCGCGGCGATGGCCGCGGCCGCCCGCCGCACCGGCGAACCCACGCCCCGCCTGCGCGCGGAGCTGGGCGCGATCGGGAGGTGCACCGAGCACTCGGTGGGCCTCGCCGGCGGCGGGCACCGGGGGGCGCTGTGGACGCTCGGCCTGCTGGTCGCGGCGGCCGCCCTCGACACCCGCGCACGGGGCGTCGAGGTCGCCGCGACCGCCAAGCGGATCGCCGCCCACCCCGACCGGGCCGCCCCACGACGGCCCTCACGGGGCGCGACGGTCTCGGCGAAGTACGGCGCGGCCGGCGCCCGCGGTGAGGCACGCGCCGGATTCCCGCACGTACGACGGGCCCTGGACGCGCTCGCCACGGCCCGCTCCGCCGGTGCGGCCGAGGCCGAAGCCCGGCTCGACGCCCTGCTCACCGTCATGTCCACCCTCCAGGACACCGAACTCCTGCACACCGCGGGCCCGCTGGGCCTGCGCCATGTGCAGGCCGGTGCCCGCGGTGTCCTGGAGGCGGGCGGCACGGCGACCGCTGCGGGCCGCGCGGCCCTGACCGACCTCGACACCGACCTCCACACGCGCGCGTGGAGCCCACGGGGCAGCGCCGGCCTGCTCGCGGGCGCGCTCTTCGTGGACGCCCTGCCCGTCCCCGCCCTCGTCCGGGCCGCCTGA
- a CDS encoding ATP-binding protein, translating into MSIWWSLHLRRDAASVPLARRLLLGTMETAGVDPDVSYDLSVALSEACANAVEHGGDITHGGCSEAYRVTAYLDGETCRIEVADSGPGFTGGRTVRSDRSVHSDTYAEQGRGLYLIQELADHVHIGNKPGRSGAVVSFDKILKWRKDAPLMAV; encoded by the coding sequence ATGAGCATCTGGTGGTCACTCCATCTGCGTCGCGACGCCGCGAGCGTGCCGCTCGCCCGCCGTCTGCTGCTCGGCACCATGGAGACGGCGGGCGTCGATCCCGACGTGAGCTACGACCTCTCCGTGGCCCTGAGTGAGGCCTGTGCCAACGCCGTTGAGCACGGCGGGGACATCACGCACGGCGGCTGTTCGGAGGCGTACCGCGTCACCGCCTACCTCGACGGCGAGACGTGCCGCATCGAGGTGGCCGACTCGGGACCGGGGTTCACGGGCGGGCGCACCGTCCGCTCCGACCGCTCCGTCCACTCCGACACCTACGCGGAGCAGGGACGTGGCCTCTACCTCATCCAGGAGCTCGCCGACCACGTCCACATCGGCAACAAGCCGGGGCGCAGCGGCGCGGTGGTGAGCTTCGACAAGATCCTGAAGTGGCGCAAGGACGCTCCCCTGATGGCGGTCTGA
- a CDS encoding YcnI family protein: MKASRIATRVTAAAAVAGCAVLVLSGPAFAHVSVAAEGSAAKGGYAVVDFKVPNERDNASTTKLEVAFPADHPLTSAMPEPINGWKIDVTKSKLAKPIEVHGKQISEAVSKITWTATGKGIEAGYFQKFPVSVGALPEDTDELVFKAIQTYSNKEVVRWIEVQEDGAEEPENPAPVLALTAASEDGHHGAGAEDASDKSDDAKATATTTEAASDSDGSDTTARVLGVVGIVVGAAGVAYGVLAGRRRTTTEA, encoded by the coding sequence ATGAAGGCCTCTCGTATCGCCACCCGCGTCACCGCCGCCGCAGCCGTCGCCGGTTGCGCCGTCCTCGTCCTGTCCGGACCCGCCTTCGCGCACGTCAGCGTCGCCGCCGAGGGCAGTGCCGCCAAGGGCGGTTACGCGGTCGTCGACTTCAAGGTCCCCAACGAGCGGGACAACGCCTCGACCACCAAGCTCGAGGTCGCCTTCCCGGCCGACCACCCGCTGACCTCGGCGATGCCCGAGCCGATCAACGGCTGGAAGATCGACGTCACCAAGTCGAAGCTCGCCAAGCCCATCGAGGTGCACGGCAAGCAGATCTCCGAGGCCGTCTCCAAGATCACCTGGACCGCCACCGGCAAGGGCATCGAGGCCGGCTACTTCCAGAAGTTCCCCGTCTCCGTCGGCGCGCTCCCCGAGGACACCGACGAACTCGTCTTCAAGGCGATCCAGACGTACTCCAACAAGGAGGTCGTCCGCTGGATCGAGGTCCAGGAGGACGGCGCCGAGGAGCCGGAGAACCCGGCCCCCGTGCTCGCCCTGACCGCCGCCTCCGAGGACGGCCATCACGGAGCGGGCGCCGAGGACGCCTCCGACAAGTCCGACGACGCGAAGGCGACGGCCACCACCACCGAGGCCGCCTCCGACTCCGACGGCAGTGACACCACCGCCCGCGTCCTCGGCGTGGTCGGCATCGTCGTCGGCGCCGCCGGTGTCGCGTACGGCGTGCTCGCCGGCCGCCGCCGCACCACCACCGAAGCCTGA
- a CDS encoding SCO family protein yields MRKKTFAAAALLAAATLTLSACGTGDGGGSSVAAVSQDGKQQVVTVLDQPFTKPALTLTDTQGKSYDLRKETAGHPTLIYFGYTNCPDVCPLTMNNIAVAKKQLSKADQDRLRVVFVTTDPDRDTPAALGKWLKGIDPQVVGLSGKFATIQAAAYSLGISVEAPHKDKNGKTVSTHGTQVIAFSPKTDGGYLLFDEEATVDDYTKDLPKIVKGENP; encoded by the coding sequence ATGCGCAAGAAGACGTTCGCCGCGGCCGCGCTGTTGGCCGCCGCCACCCTCACCCTCTCCGCGTGCGGCACCGGCGACGGCGGCGGCAGCTCCGTCGCCGCGGTCTCCCAGGACGGCAAGCAGCAGGTCGTGACCGTCCTCGACCAGCCCTTCACCAAGCCCGCCCTGACCCTCACCGACACCCAGGGCAAGAGCTACGACCTGCGCAAGGAGACCGCGGGTCACCCGACGCTGATCTACTTCGGCTACACCAACTGCCCCGACGTCTGCCCGCTGACGATGAACAACATCGCCGTCGCCAAGAAGCAGCTGTCCAAGGCCGACCAGGACCGGCTGCGCGTCGTGTTCGTCACCACCGACCCCGATCGGGACACCCCCGCGGCGCTCGGCAAGTGGCTCAAGGGCATCGATCCGCAGGTCGTCGGCCTCAGCGGCAAGTTCGCCACGATCCAGGCCGCCGCCTACTCCCTCGGGATCTCCGTCGAGGCGCCGCACAAGGACAAGAACGGCAAGACCGTCTCCACCCACGGCACCCAGGTCATCGCCTTCTCCCCGAAGACGGACGGGGGGTACCTCCTCTTCGACGAGGAGGCCACCGTCGACGACTACACCAAGGACCTCCCCAAGATCGTCAAGGGCGAGAACCCGTGA
- a CDS encoding copper chaperone PCu(A)C, with product MVTGALLLAGCGSDSGGRAELSVRAAYIPQPVSDSMAAGFLTIVNKGGAKDELTSVTTTAAGSVTLHETVGSSMEQVSSLDVPAHGQLVFKSGGNHLMFEKLKSKPVRGEKVTVELRFATSDPLEVEIPVESATYVPATGN from the coding sequence ATGGTCACCGGGGCGCTGCTGCTCGCCGGCTGCGGATCGGACTCCGGCGGACGGGCCGAACTCTCCGTCCGTGCCGCCTACATCCCGCAGCCCGTCTCCGACAGCATGGCCGCCGGGTTCCTGACCATCGTCAACAAGGGCGGCGCGAAGGACGAACTGACCTCCGTCACGACCACCGCGGCGGGCAGCGTCACCCTCCACGAGACCGTCGGGTCGTCGATGGAGCAGGTCAGCTCACTGGACGTGCCCGCACACGGTCAACTCGTGTTCAAGAGCGGTGGAAACCATCTGATGTTCGAGAAGCTGAAGAGCAAGCCGGTGCGGGGCGAGAAGGTGACCGTGGAACTGCGCTTCGCCACGTCCGACCCGCTCGAGGTCGAGATCCCGGTGGAGTCCGCCACGTACGTCCCGGCGACCGGCAACTGA
- a CDS encoding copper resistance CopC/CopD family protein yields MTQTIAPRIRMLVLLFLAVTGALLTGAAPASAHAALTGSDPAQGVVVDKAPTQVSLTFSETVSLNDDSLRVLDPKGTRVDTGKPSEVSGTTYAVQLHSGLPDGTYTVTYQVVSADSHPVAGAYTFSIGSPSETSVSVSDRTAGGGVVGWLYGFGRYLSYAGFIVLAGGAAFVLVCWQRGSGVRALQRLVVSGWVAMTAATLFLLLLRGSYTGSGKIGDIFDLALLGDVLQTKTGAALVSRLLLLAAAALFIAVLFGAYDKREGDEKRDLTFGLAIGGTVVAAGLAASWAMAEHASTGLQPGIAMPVDVLHLLAVATWLGGLTALLVALFRAPADRPVDTAAARRFSRLAFGSVLVVVATGTYQSWRQLGSWSAFTDTRYGQLLLVKIGLVALLVGIASISRRWTARLADTAVEEAAATSAPGEAAATAAPEKEHVTAPAATSDAAGQTSDGTGPDANGSGRAPADTERAAQLARQRAAVDATRQKRLRNSDTGRSGLRRSVLAEAGVAVVVLAVTTVLTSTEPGRTEQEAAAANRSSSASSANSDPADSASGALTLDMSFDTGGTDGKGVVSVDLDPARTGPNEMHVYVTRPNGRAFDVPEVKVAFTLEAKKIGPLPVAPDHITTGHWSANGVQIPVAGEWEVAVTVRTSDIDQVTVSKNAQIG; encoded by the coding sequence TTGACGCAGACCATCGCCCCCCGCATCCGGATGCTCGTACTGCTGTTCCTGGCGGTCACCGGCGCACTCCTGACCGGTGCGGCACCCGCATCCGCGCACGCCGCGCTGACCGGCAGCGACCCCGCGCAGGGGGTGGTGGTCGACAAGGCTCCCACACAGGTGTCACTGACCTTCTCCGAGACCGTCTCCCTCAACGACGACTCGCTGCGCGTCCTGGACCCCAAGGGCACCCGCGTCGACACCGGCAAGCCCTCCGAGGTCAGCGGCACGACCTACGCCGTGCAGCTGCACTCGGGGCTGCCCGACGGCACCTACACCGTGACCTACCAGGTGGTGTCCGCCGACAGCCACCCGGTCGCCGGCGCCTACACCTTCTCCATCGGCTCCCCCTCCGAGACCAGCGTCTCGGTGTCCGACCGGACGGCGGGCGGCGGAGTCGTCGGCTGGCTCTACGGCTTCGGCCGCTACCTGTCGTACGCCGGCTTCATCGTGCTGGCCGGCGGGGCCGCCTTCGTGCTGGTCTGCTGGCAGCGCGGCAGCGGCGTGCGCGCCCTCCAGCGGCTCGTCGTCTCCGGCTGGGTCGCGATGACCGCGGCCACCCTCTTCCTGCTGCTCCTGCGCGGCTCCTACACCGGCTCCGGGAAGATCGGCGACATCTTCGACCTCGCCCTCCTCGGTGACGTCCTCCAGACCAAGACCGGCGCGGCGCTCGTCTCCCGGCTGCTGCTGCTCGCCGCTGCCGCGCTGTTCATCGCCGTGCTCTTCGGCGCCTACGACAAGCGCGAGGGCGACGAGAAGCGGGACCTCACCTTCGGCCTCGCCATCGGCGGGACGGTCGTGGCCGCCGGACTCGCGGCCAGCTGGGCCATGGCGGAGCACGCCTCGACCGGACTCCAGCCGGGCATCGCGATGCCCGTCGACGTCCTGCACCTGCTCGCCGTCGCCACCTGGCTCGGCGGGCTCACCGCCCTTCTCGTCGCCCTCTTCCGGGCGCCCGCCGACCGGCCCGTCGACACCGCGGCCGCGCGCCGCTTCTCCCGGCTGGCCTTCGGCAGCGTCCTCGTGGTCGTCGCCACCGGCACCTACCAGTCCTGGCGCCAGCTCGGCTCCTGGTCGGCCTTCACCGACACCCGGTACGGGCAGCTGCTGCTGGTCAAGATCGGGCTCGTGGCGCTGCTCGTCGGCATCGCGTCGATCTCCCGGCGGTGGACGGCGCGACTGGCGGACACCGCGGTCGAGGAAGCGGCGGCGACGTCCGCGCCCGGGGAAGCGGCGGCGACGGCCGCGCCCGAGAAGGAGCACGTCACGGCACCGGCCGCGACCTCCGACGCGGCCGGGCAGACGTCCGACGGCACCGGGCCGGACGCGAACGGCTCCGGGAGGGCCCCGGCCGACACCGAGCGGGCCGCCCAGCTCGCCCGGCAGCGGGCCGCCGTGGACGCCACCCGGCAGAAGCGGCTGCGGAACTCCGACACCGGGCGCTCCGGTCTGCGGCGTTCGGTGCTCGCCGAGGCCGGTGTCGCCGTCGTGGTGCTCGCCGTCACCACCGTGCTGACATCGACCGAACCCGGCCGTACGGAGCAGGAGGCCGCCGCGGCCAACCGCTCGTCGTCCGCCTCCTCGGCGAACTCCGACCCGGCGGACTCCGCCTCGGGCGCCCTGACACTGGACATGTCCTTCGACACCGGCGGCACGGACGGCAAGGGCGTGGTCAGCGTCGACCTCGACCCGGCGCGTACCGGCCCCAACGAGATGCACGTCTATGTGACCCGGCCCAACGGCCGCGCCTTCGACGTGCCGGAGGTCAAGGTGGCCTTCACCCTCGAAGCCAAGAAGATCGGGCCGCTTCCCGTCGCCCCCGACCACATCACCACCGGCCACTGGTCGGCGAACGGCGTGCAGATCCCCGTGGCCGGCGAATGGGAGGTCGCCGTCACCGTACGGACCTCCGACATCGACCAGGTGACCGTCTCCAAGAACGCGCAGATCGGCTGA
- the efeB gene encoding iron uptake transporter deferrochelatase/peroxidase subunit — protein sequence MPEQSTPQSLPEAPASPAAEEGVTAPDPGGLTRRRLLGTAGATGLALGAAGGAVGYAAAPSQASPLSSIGADEVMFHVKHQPGITQGLQARGHLVAFDLAAGAGRKEAAALLRRWSGTARRLMAGETAATGDTGVALDAGPSSLTVTFGFGNSFFARTGLEKQRPVALDPLPDFSSDHLDRTRSNGDLWVQIGANDALVAFHALRAIQKDAGGAAKVRWQMNGFNRTPGATAHPMTARNLMGQMDGTRNPKPAEPDFDRRIFVPADSAKDPAWMVNGSYAVVRRIRMLLDDWEKLSVTAQEQVIGRRKSDGAALSGGTETTDMDLEKTDANGDLVVPINAHARISRPDQNGGAAMLRRPFSYHDGIAADGTVDAGLLFVCWQADPLRGFVTVQRKLDRGDALSTYVRHESSGLFAVPGGAAEGEYVGQRLLEA from the coding sequence ATGCCCGAGCAGTCCACCCCGCAGTCCCTTCCCGAGGCCCCCGCGTCCCCGGCAGCAGAAGAAGGCGTCACCGCGCCGGACCCCGGGGGTCTGACGCGACGCAGGCTGCTCGGCACCGCCGGGGCCACCGGACTCGCGCTCGGCGCGGCCGGCGGCGCCGTCGGGTACGCCGCCGCCCCCTCGCAGGCGTCGCCGCTGTCCTCGATCGGCGCCGACGAGGTGATGTTCCACGTGAAACATCAGCCCGGGATCACCCAGGGCCTCCAGGCCCGAGGCCACCTCGTCGCCTTCGACCTCGCGGCCGGCGCGGGCCGCAAGGAGGCCGCCGCGTTGCTGCGCCGCTGGTCGGGGACCGCGCGGCGGCTGATGGCGGGTGAGACCGCCGCCACCGGCGACACCGGCGTGGCCCTGGACGCGGGTCCCTCCTCGCTGACGGTCACCTTCGGTTTCGGCAACAGCTTCTTCGCCCGCACCGGCCTGGAGAAGCAGCGCCCGGTGGCGCTCGATCCACTCCCGGACTTCTCCTCCGACCACCTCGACAGGACCCGCAGCAACGGCGACCTGTGGGTGCAGATCGGCGCGAACGACGCCCTGGTCGCCTTCCACGCCCTGCGCGCGATCCAGAAGGACGCGGGCGGCGCGGCGAAGGTGCGCTGGCAGATGAACGGCTTCAACCGGACGCCGGGCGCGACCGCCCACCCCATGACGGCCCGCAACCTGATGGGCCAGATGGACGGCACCCGCAATCCCAAGCCGGCCGAGCCCGACTTCGACCGGCGCATCTTCGTCCCGGCGGACAGCGCCAAGGACCCCGCGTGGATGGTGAACGGCTCCTACGCCGTCGTACGCCGTATCCGCATGCTGCTCGACGACTGGGAGAAGCTCTCGGTCACGGCGCAGGAACAGGTCATCGGGCGCCGCAAGTCCGACGGCGCGGCACTGTCGGGGGGCACCGAGACGACCGACATGGACCTGGAGAAGACCGACGCGAACGGCGATCTGGTCGTGCCGATCAACGCACACGCCCGGATCAGCCGCCCGGACCAGAACGGCGGTGCGGCGATGCTGCGGCGCCCCTTCTCGTACCACGACGGCATCGCCGCGGACGGCACCGTGGACGCAGGGCTGCTGTTCGTCTGCTGGCAGGCGGACCCGCTGCGCGGCTTCGTCACCGTGCAGCGCAAGCTGGACCGCGGTGACGCCCTGTCGACGTACGTCCGCCACGAGTCGAGCGGCCTGTTCGCGGTGCCCGGCGGGGCGGCGGAGGGGGAGTACGTGGGGCAGCGGCTGCTGGAGGCGTGA
- the pheA gene encoding prephenate dehydratase, with protein sequence MPASYAYLGPEGTFTEVALRTLPEAATRQLIPYVSVQSALDAVRNGEAEAAFVPIENSVEGGITTTLDELVAGTPLMIYREVLLSITFALLVRPGTKLSDIKTVSAHPAAQPQVRNWLKAHLPEAVWESAASNADAARLVQEGRYDAAFAGEFAATRYGLTALETGIHDAENAQTRFVLVGRPARPAAPTGADKTSVVLWQRDDHPGGLRDLLGEFATRGVNLMLLQSRPTGAGIGNYCFCIDAEGHISDRRMAEALMGLKRICREVRFLGSYPRAEVSAADVAVPLPGTSDLEFVAASDWVARCQDGRF encoded by the coding sequence ATGCCAGCGAGCTACGCGTACCTCGGTCCCGAGGGCACCTTCACGGAGGTCGCCCTGCGCACGCTTCCGGAGGCGGCCACCCGGCAGCTGATCCCTTACGTGTCGGTACAGTCCGCGCTCGACGCGGTACGCAACGGCGAGGCCGAGGCCGCGTTCGTCCCCATCGAGAACTCCGTCGAGGGCGGAATCACCACCACCCTGGACGAGCTGGTCGCCGGCACCCCGCTGATGATCTACCGCGAGGTGCTGCTGTCCATCACCTTCGCGCTGCTGGTCCGGCCCGGGACGAAGCTCTCGGACATCAAGACGGTCTCCGCGCACCCGGCCGCCCAGCCGCAGGTGCGCAACTGGCTCAAGGCGCACCTGCCGGAAGCCGTCTGGGAGTCCGCCGCGTCGAACGCGGACGCCGCACGGCTGGTCCAGGAGGGCCGTTACGACGCGGCCTTCGCCGGCGAGTTCGCCGCCACCCGGTACGGGCTGACCGCGCTGGAGACCGGGATCCACGACGCGGAGAACGCCCAGACCCGGTTCGTGCTGGTGGGCAGGCCCGCCCGGCCCGCCGCGCCGACCGGAGCCGACAAGACGTCCGTCGTGCTGTGGCAGCGCGACGACCATCCCGGCGGCCTGCGCGACCTGCTGGGCGAGTTCGCCACCCGGGGCGTCAACCTCATGCTGCTCCAGTCGCGCCCCACGGGCGCGGGCATCGGCAACTACTGCTTCTGCATCGACGCCGAGGGGCATATCTCCGACCGCCGGATGGCCGAGGCGCTCATGGGGCTCAAGCGCATCTGCCGTGAGGTCCGTTTCCTGGGTTCGTACCCGCGTGCGGAAGTGAGCGCGGCGGACGTGGCGGTTCCGCTGCCGGGAACGTCCGACCTGGAGTTCGTGGCGGCGTCGGACTGGGTGGCGCGCTGCCAGGACGGCCGGTTCTGA